GCGACATGGTTACTGAGGTTTATCTGAATCATATCTTGGAGAAAGGCATGACAATTTTGACAAGAAACCGGCAAAGAAAGCTATACACTAATTGCAGGTATGGTTATTGGAGCCATGTGGTTTTAGATCACCCTGCAACTTTCGACAATATAGCAATGGAtccattgaagaagaaggagcTTATTGATGATCTTATTGCATTCAGTAAAGGGAAACATTACTATGCGAAAGTGGGTAAGGCGTGGAAGCGCGGGTATCTTCTATATGGCCCTCCTGGGACTGGAAAGTCTACAATGATTGCTGCCATGGCAAATTTCATGAACTATGACATTTATGATCTTGAGCTAACAGCAGTGCAGAGGAATAGCGAACTGCGAAAGCTTCTGCTGGAAACTTCCAATAAGTCTGTCATTGTCATTGAAGACATTGATTGTTCTCTTGGCCTTACAAGAAAACGGGAGACCGCAAAGGACGTCAAAGAGGAGGAGAAAGGCAAAAAAGATGTGAAGGATCAAATTACTGAACAGAACCCTGACAACAAGGTAGTAACTCTCTCTGgacttcttaattttattgatggatTATGGTCTACTTGCGGTAGAGAACGACTTATCGTGTTCACAACCAACTACAAAGAGAAACTAGACCCAGCTCTCATCCGCAGAGGTAGGATGGATAAGCATATTGAATTGTCATACTGCTGCTTTGAAGGGTTTAAGATACTGGCCAGGAACTACTTGAACCTTGATTCCCACCCTCTGTTCGAAAAATTATGTCCCTTGTTCAGTGAAACCGAAATAACTCCCGCTGATGTTGCTGAGATTTTAATGCCCAAAACCAACGAAGAAGATGATGCTGAAATTTGCTTGGAGGAACTGATTCAGGCTCTTGAGAAACGAAAGGCAGATGCGAGATTGAAAGCTGAGGAAGACGCGAAAGAGAAATTACTGACCAAGGAAGGTGAAGCTAAACAGAGTGAATCATCGGATAGTGTAGGAACCAACTTCGAGCTCGTGTCAACTCCGTCAAAAGACAAGGGATCTGGAACTAAAATGGTGAAGCAGAAAGCTGTGGTTCTTCAACTAAGGATGGAACAAATGAAGAGGACAAATCGAACCGATCCAAAGGCATGGGATCAGAAAACTAAGATCAGTATCAGTCAGAATAAAATTGATGCAATTGTGGTAGTTCTGGTTTTAAGAGTGTTCTATTTTACAAGTTTTTATTTCTGAGAGACTAATAATTCTACTTGTagtttttgtttcctgttttatTATGCATGAAATTTCTTATAGCTTGTATTCAGATGAGAAATTCTCCACTGTGGAAGCCATACAAGCTCCCTTGAGCTTTATGTTCTGTTCATAATTCTGTTTGTCACTTGCAGAGACAAAATCAGCGACACGTTCCTAGAATCCAGTTAAAATAGAAAATGAAACAACACAGTGACAAACACTGATGAAAAATTGGATGAAACCGTGGAACGAATGATCAACTTTGAAAATTTTCTAACCTCAAATAATCACAGAACCAATTGTTCAGGTTATCTAAGCAGAATTTGTTGACTGGGAGCAGAAAATAATattagaaagaaaaaacaaagctACGGTAAAGACAAGACCTTGTTCAGCAACGCAAGAAGATTGATTTAATTCCACGTGTAGAGTTATATTATTACAGCAGAGGGAAACCACTGCAAGGACTTCGTGATCTTTGCTATTGCTATACCAGCTGCATCTCCTTGGTGCCGAGCTAAGATCACCTGTAGCCTGCTCCCTCGAGACCGAATATGCCGTGTTACTGTTTCTTTTTTACAGAAAAAATCACTACCTACCTGATTGTTATGGCTCCAATCTCTCCTAATGCAAACGCCTGTCGGCACAAGATGTGTCTCCCTGAAGAATATTTTGTCTCACTTGCACTGCCTTGGACGGAATTTTTCATTTGACAGGAGAGATGTCATTAACTTCTCCAGCCTTTTTGCACCTGGACCCGgtctaagaattgatttgttACCCACAATGGAGCAAGGGTCAGACCCATTTTCTGCTCTACCAGCACACCATCCACCTGGGACAAGCATGCCTGGGCCTTTATTCAAGAGTTCAGAATCAATCTTGTCAATTACCGGGTCATTTCTCGGAAACTTCCTAGCAAAGGGAGCATTGCTATCAATCATCCTTGACATGTCATTTAAGTTGAGGTGATGAGGATGCTGCTTTGGGGGGTTGTCCCAAGAGATGAAATGCAGGTCACTGTTGACGGTGGTGTTCAAGAACTCTTGAGCATTGCAGATTACAGTATGAAAGTAGCCTTCGGGTGAGGATATGAagtttgtgtagtacataagaacTGTTCGTGGTAGGTTGTCCCAACCCCATATGCAGTAGTCAATGAAAGGCCGAGAAAGAGCCATCCATGCAGAACCTGTCAACCAAAGTACAAAAACCCTATTACACGGTTAGTTAACTGATGTAGTGATGAGCTCCTTCCGTTCCAAGACtgaaataaaatagaaaaaccaGTGTATCCATTTTGTTTATAATGTTAGACGTTGTACCATTTCATTCAAATGGCAATACGAAATTTAGTGTGAGTTTTTATATGATAACAATATCATAGTTCCCAGTTGCAATATCAACTAACTGTAATGAAAAATTCAGCTCAT
The sequence above is a segment of the Papaver somniferum cultivar HN1 unplaced genomic scaffold, ASM357369v1 unplaced-scaffold_125, whole genome shotgun sequence genome. Coding sequences within it:
- the LOC113331263 gene encoding AAA-ATPase ASD, mitochondrial-like produces the protein MVEMWTGVGPFGSTLASIMFIYTVIERYFPNRLRGYILTYVNRILAFTRNVQITVHEYTGDLQRNLAYSAIEAYISSKSPKDFKRLTAQVGRNSKKLVLTMDDNESMYDEFRGAKLCWYASKTISENKSSYYNSKEVKRALTLVFHQRYRDMVTEVYLNHILEKGMTILTRNRQRKLYTNCRYGYWSHVVLDHPATFDNIAMDPLKKKELIDDLIAFSKGKHYYAKVGKAWKRGYLLYGPPGTGKSTMIAAMANFMNYDIYDLELTAVQRNSELRKLLLETSNKSVIVIEDIDCSLGLTRKRETAKDVKEEEKGKKDVKDQITEQNPDNKVVTLSGLLNFIDGLWSTCGRERLIVFTTNYKEKLDPALIRRGRMDKHIELSYCCFEGFKILARNYLNLDSHPLFEKLCPLFSETEITPADVAEILMPKTNEEDDAEICLEELIQALEKRKADARLKAEEDAKEKLLTKEGEAKQSESSDSVGTNFELVSTPSKDKGSGTKMVKQKAVVLQLRMEQMKRTNRTDPKAWDQKTKISISQNKIDAIVVVLVLRVFYFTSFYF